A single Drosophila miranda strain MSH22 chromosome XR, D.miranda_PacBio2.1, whole genome shotgun sequence DNA region contains:
- the LOC108151672 gene encoding nuclear RNA export factor 2 — protein sequence MEIIRALMELPSVVHDFLSLQTDVMHYNGQLAVIHLTGLMRDDSPSTHNQAELYLAFTRNFVLKVDKEGLGLGKKAYRWKISNDHLNIINPSRNQVQGAFKVCPLPRNRLNAPASEDSLDAKSHKLILFLQLTGLTPPWCTRIVESAEWDFERASKMFLEMKNNREIPELAFV from the exons ATGGAGATCATTCGCGCGCTCATGGAGCTGCCGAGTGTCGTCCACGACTTTCTATCCCTCCAGACTGATGTGATGCACTACAATGGCCAGTTGGCAGTTATTCATTTGACTGGTCTGATGCGCGACGACTCTCCGAGCACACATAACCAGGCGGAGCTCTATTTGGCCTTTACCAGGAACTTCGTACTCAAGGTTGATAAGGAGGGACTG GGCTTAGGCAAGAAGGCTTACCGCTGGAAAATCTCTAATGACCACCTGAACATCATAAATCCCTCGAGGAACCAGGTACAAGGTGCGTTCAAGGTCTGCCCACTGCCAAGGAATCGTCTGAATGCGCCAGCCTCCGAGGATTCACTTGATGCCAAGAGCCACAAGCTCATTTTGTTCCTCCAGCTTACCGGACTAACACCTCCCTGGTGCACAAGGATCGTGGAGTCGGCCGAATGGGACTTTGAACGGGCCAGCAAAATGTTTCTCGAAATGAAGAACAAC